One segment of Anatilimnocola aggregata DNA contains the following:
- a CDS encoding flagellar hook assembly protein FlgD — translation MAIDGIGTSAATDAASATDKKKPKDIKDLDINEFLQIMIAELTNQDPLNPMDNTQLVQQIGSIREIAATDKLSTSLESVQTGQSLSTASALIGRKIQALSDDQENVEGIVERVTIDVDEDNPDKRTYRVHVDGKNIDLRNVREILPAD, via the coding sequence ATGGCCATCGATGGAATCGGCACCAGCGCCGCGACTGATGCTGCAAGCGCTACCGACAAGAAGAAGCCCAAGGATATTAAGGATCTCGACATCAACGAGTTCCTGCAGATCATGATCGCGGAACTCACGAATCAAGATCCGCTCAATCCAATGGACAATACGCAACTGGTGCAGCAGATCGGCAGCATCCGAGAAATCGCGGCGACCGACAAGCTATCGACATCGCTCGAAAGCGTGCAGACCGGCCAAAGCCTAAGCACAGCGAGTGCACTAATCGGCCGCAAGATTCAAGCGCTCTCCGATGATCAGGAGAATGTCGAAGGGATCGTAGAACGTGTCACGATCGACGTGGATGAAGACAATCCCGATAAGCGGACATATCGCGTGCATGTCGACGGGAAGAACATCG
- a CDS encoding flagellar hook-length control protein FliK: protein MNIRGTDSTALTTATDLFAVVAPARDDSAAGFNRALHSAPSVTPVPAASNKPGDQPAESTEDNSAQAADHSNEAEPVSEEAHCESGAICRTAEEATDELATKDDIAPTNEEPADRDLAAESLIAVSNLHSTQQPVEPLKGAPEVVSAVAVEPVDAADKEAIEKSTIATAEIATDSAHPKGTPTTDITVPARDVEQLTIAAAEVAVAEEVPLPEVPTTQPEQGIGVLPSALVDKNQPKAAEKRENDQKPTVGKKSTTATTADERATQVAEQNSTAVEPATNDRPTEDEPKERSFNKLLEAVPVHAANDEVAIPETTSDFPAAVNPETSAPALAAPTSVPEATVAAQTERVNSPGIQSNNLAVTQAAIQRLPAHALVRTAGTGAAEAVPVHVDAARFLQRVAKAFESANERGGEIRLRLSPPELGALRVEVTMHNEGLFARVEAETPEARAVLIENLPALRERLAEQGLRLERFDVELSQRQPDGRPPEGMPDRSHGREQGQPQTPRPATVPRTTAAEITTTTTPATGWQDRQLNVIV from the coding sequence ATGAACATCCGCGGGACTGATTCGACGGCGCTGACGACGGCAACCGACTTGTTTGCGGTGGTTGCCCCGGCGCGCGACGACTCAGCGGCGGGATTTAATCGCGCGCTCCACTCCGCCCCATCAGTGACCCCGGTGCCTGCAGCCTCGAACAAGCCGGGCGATCAGCCGGCGGAGAGCACCGAAGACAATAGCGCTCAAGCGGCCGATCATTCGAATGAGGCTGAACCGGTTTCTGAAGAGGCACACTGCGAATCTGGGGCCATCTGCCGAACTGCTGAAGAAGCTACCGACGAGTTAGCAACCAAAGATGACATCGCACCGACTAACGAAGAGCCTGCAGATCGCGACCTTGCGGCTGAGTCGCTGATCGCGGTTTCGAATCTTCATTCGACACAACAGCCTGTTGAACCGCTGAAGGGAGCGCCTGAAGTGGTTAGTGCGGTCGCCGTTGAACCTGTCGATGCCGCGGATAAAGAGGCAATTGAGAAGTCAACGATCGCCACAGCAGAGATTGCTACCGACTCTGCTCATCCCAAGGGAACTCCCACGACCGACATAACTGTTCCCGCGAGGGACGTTGAGCAGCTGACGATTGCCGCGGCAGAAGTAGCAGTTGCTGAAGAGGTTCCACTTCCTGAAGTCCCTACCACTCAGCCCGAGCAGGGCATCGGCGTTCTACCATCGGCTCTCGTCGATAAGAATCAGCCTAAGGCTGCGGAGAAGCGAGAGAACGACCAAAAGCCAACTGTGGGCAAGAAGAGCACGACGGCAACGACTGCGGATGAGCGTGCCACGCAAGTTGCCGAACAGAATTCCACCGCAGTCGAACCAGCGACCAACGACCGACCAACCGAGGATGAGCCGAAGGAGAGGTCGTTCAACAAACTGCTCGAAGCAGTTCCAGTGCATGCTGCAAATGACGAAGTGGCGATTCCGGAGACTACGAGCGATTTTCCTGCGGCGGTCAACCCAGAGACATCTGCACCGGCTCTAGCCGCGCCAACGTCAGTTCCAGAAGCGACAGTTGCTGCTCAAACCGAACGGGTCAATTCCCCCGGCATTCAATCCAACAATCTGGCAGTTACCCAGGCGGCCATTCAACGACTTCCCGCGCACGCGCTGGTGAGAACAGCGGGAACAGGAGCCGCGGAAGCAGTTCCCGTGCATGTCGATGCAGCCCGGTTCTTGCAGCGAGTTGCCAAAGCTTTTGAATCGGCCAATGAGCGCGGTGGCGAGATTCGCTTGCGACTCAGTCCACCGGAACTCGGTGCCCTGCGGGTCGAAGTGACGATGCACAATGAAGGACTCTTCGCGCGAGTCGAGGCGGAGACGCCCGAAGCACGCGCCGTGCTGATCGAAAACTTGCCGGCCCTGCGCGAACGTCTGGCGGAGCAAGGCCTGCGACTCGAACGATTCGATGTTGAACTTTCGCAGCGGCAACCCGATGGTCGCCCGCCGGAAGGGATGCCCGATCGCTCGCATGGTCGCGAGCAAGGTCAGCCGCAAACTCCGAGACCAGCAACCGTGCCACGAACAACTGCTGCCGAGATCACAACAACAACGACACCAGCAACCGGCTGGCAAGATCGCCAACTCAACGTCATTGTTTGA
- the fliJ gene encoding flagellar export protein FliJ, which yields MQAFRFRLQTVLRLRIAARDERRTELGRALRAAEVLREQQAKLAAEAIENQEQTRQMMLRHTAAQQGVSVDGLLNAHRHSLVLKAQGIQLAQQQQQVAAEIAKRQSALVEADRDVRVLEKLQERRYTEHELASLALEQRELDEIALVRAFRQREGSK from the coding sequence ATGCAAGCCTTCCGCTTCCGACTGCAGACTGTTCTCCGCTTGCGAATTGCCGCGCGCGATGAACGCCGCACCGAACTGGGCCGCGCGTTGCGCGCCGCGGAAGTATTGCGCGAGCAACAGGCCAAATTGGCGGCTGAGGCTATTGAGAACCAGGAACAGACTCGGCAAATGATGCTGCGACATACGGCTGCGCAGCAAGGCGTGAGCGTCGATGGGTTGCTCAATGCCCATCGTCACTCGCTCGTCCTCAAAGCACAAGGCATCCAGCTTGCGCAGCAACAGCAGCAAGTTGCGGCAGAGATTGCTAAGCGGCAGAGCGCTCTCGTCGAAGCCGATCGCGATGTACGGGTGCTGGAGAAATTGCAAGAGCGGCGCTATACCGAACACGAACTGGCCTCACTCGCTCTCGAACAACGCGAGCTCGATGAAATCGCCCTGGTGCGTGCCTTCCGTCAACGGGAGGGCTCGAAATGA
- a CDS encoding FliI/YscN family ATPase: MSDHLSQLEQILPVGLTGSIVRTEGLVAAAGGFPAPVGALAKIQRQAASDVEAEVIGFRDGYTLLYPLGEMNGVRPGSRVTLHRTSRMIGVGDELLGRVIDAQGNWLDDLPRPMLTERVPLGRKPPPALQRPRVHAPLSTGVRVIDGLLTCGIGQRLGIFAGSGVGKSVLLGMMSRYTSADVNVIALIGERGREVNEFLERDLGPEGLKRSVVIVATSDEPALVRVQAAMTATAVAEYFRDQGKSVLLIMDSLTRFAMAQREIGLAAGEPPTTRGYPPSVFAMLPRLVERAGRNDKGSITAFYSVLVEGDDTNEPVSDTVRGLLDGHVILSRKLAAQAHFPAIDVLGSISRLFTDIVPPEQRAASQTIRELLSAYRDHEDLISIGAYRSGANPTVDMAIAMRDELQKYLRQTVEDRSSVELARTALIQLAQKCLASRKPAVGVAQPVAAANLRKGGQPVG, encoded by the coding sequence ATGTCCGATCACTTGTCACAACTCGAACAGATTCTGCCCGTCGGCCTGACCGGCAGCATCGTGCGCACTGAAGGTTTGGTCGCAGCCGCAGGAGGCTTCCCAGCTCCTGTGGGCGCTCTGGCCAAGATTCAGCGGCAAGCGGCCAGCGATGTCGAGGCGGAGGTAATCGGGTTTCGCGATGGCTACACGCTGTTGTATCCCCTGGGCGAAATGAACGGAGTGCGACCGGGTAGCCGAGTCACGCTGCATCGCACCTCACGGATGATTGGAGTCGGCGACGAGTTGCTAGGTCGCGTTATTGATGCCCAAGGCAACTGGCTCGACGATCTCCCTCGGCCGATGCTCACCGAACGTGTGCCACTCGGGCGCAAACCGCCACCCGCATTGCAACGTCCGCGCGTTCATGCCCCGCTCTCGACCGGCGTGCGCGTGATCGATGGCCTGCTCACCTGCGGCATCGGACAACGGCTGGGCATTTTTGCCGGCTCGGGCGTGGGAAAGAGCGTCCTGCTGGGAATGATGTCGCGTTATACGTCGGCCGATGTAAACGTCATTGCCCTGATTGGCGAACGTGGCCGCGAAGTCAACGAGTTCCTCGAGCGCGATCTCGGACCCGAAGGGCTGAAGCGGAGCGTGGTCATCGTCGCCACCAGTGACGAGCCAGCTCTCGTCCGCGTGCAGGCGGCAATGACAGCCACAGCCGTTGCTGAGTACTTTCGCGATCAGGGCAAGAGCGTGCTGCTCATTATGGATTCACTTACGCGGTTTGCGATGGCCCAGCGTGAGATTGGCCTGGCTGCGGGTGAACCGCCGACCACGCGCGGTTATCCCCCGTCGGTATTTGCGATGCTGCCGCGACTCGTCGAGCGGGCGGGACGCAACGACAAAGGAAGCATTACGGCCTTCTATTCGGTGCTTGTGGAAGGAGACGATACGAACGAACCGGTAAGCGATACGGTTCGCGGACTTCTCGATGGCCACGTGATCCTCTCGCGCAAGTTGGCCGCGCAGGCTCATTTTCCGGCTATCGATGTGCTTGGCAGCATCAGCCGGCTGTTCACCGACATCGTGCCGCCCGAACAACGCGCGGCCTCGCAAACCATCCGCGAGTTGCTTTCTGCCTATCGCGATCACGAAGACCTGATCTCTATCGGTGCCTATCGTAGTGGCGCGAATCCGACGGTCGATATGGCGATCGCCATGCGCGACGAGTTGCAGAAGTACTTACGCCAGACCGTAGAAGACCGCTCGAGCGTTGAACTCGCGCGAACGGCCTTGATCCAGCTTGCACAGAAGTGTCTTGCTTCACGCAAACCGGCCGTCGGCGTCGCGCAGCCTGTCGCTGCCGCGAACCTTCGCAAAGGAGGCCAGCCCGTCGGCTGA
- a CDS encoding FliH/SctL family protein yields MAGIIKAATSQSGDMNGLAQPFQFGDMGNAYLQKVQVEAAAIIKQARDEAAKVKAQAMEDGKRAAIAAAEATLKTRIDQQLQTLTPTLQNAVQQIQQSRQAWQRHWEQHALKLSLGIASRVIRRQLAQQPEITLDLVKEGLELAVGHEHITVRLNPADHAALGDRVLKISQHLARLGQVQVVSDPQITSGGCRIDTEFGNVDQRIETQLDRIAQELGSSN; encoded by the coding sequence ATGGCTGGCATCATCAAAGCAGCGACTTCGCAATCCGGCGACATGAACGGACTTGCTCAGCCGTTTCAATTCGGCGACATGGGTAACGCCTACCTACAAAAAGTACAGGTGGAAGCAGCTGCGATTATCAAGCAAGCTCGCGACGAAGCTGCCAAGGTCAAAGCCCAGGCCATGGAAGATGGCAAGCGCGCCGCGATTGCCGCGGCCGAAGCCACGCTGAAAACACGCATCGACCAGCAACTGCAAACGTTGACTCCGACATTGCAGAACGCAGTGCAGCAGATTCAACAATCGCGGCAGGCTTGGCAGCGGCATTGGGAACAACACGCGCTCAAGCTTTCGCTGGGCATCGCATCGCGGGTGATTCGTCGCCAGCTTGCCCAGCAGCCCGAGATCACGCTCGATCTGGTGAAAGAAGGGCTGGAACTTGCCGTGGGGCACGAACACATTACGGTTCGTTTGAACCCCGCCGATCACGCCGCACTCGGCGATCGCGTGCTGAAGATTTCGCAACATCTGGCCCGTCTGGGTCAAGTCCAAGTCGTCAGCGATCCCCAGATCACTTCCGGTGGCTGCCGCATCGATACCGAGTTCGGCAATGTCGACCAGCGCATCGAAACCCAACTTGATCGCATCGCTCAAGAGCTAGGCAGCAGCAACTAA
- a CDS encoding FliG C-terminal domain-containing protein translates to MNHKPLLPTALTTLQKAAVLINSLDLRAADALLDQMPEEHAARVRDAMLQLDGVSAEAQQEVIAEFLRNGGRLPQIAPAINDTGVELDLSPAANQALPADSGSTTHLQPFYFLREASPGLLADFLRHEHPQTVAVVLANLDPDQAARVLERLPNELSTESLARMARLYQLTDEVLADLADEIRQQLVPRMEAERRPQGLAGASAVLSALNDQHRTKMLGHLASRDHALVRQLGYLDASYSRSATLENPQPRHRDLDSLHAQPVRSATEPTITFSQLSKLNDETLKKIFAAADPQLILLALTGAEDKLVQRILRQLPTAAAVALRQRLNHPGALRLRDVDDAQRQLAQLAVDLHEQRLIQLPFLPAAKQHLSLQS, encoded by the coding sequence TTGAACCACAAACCCTTACTGCCGACAGCCCTCACCACTCTGCAAAAAGCAGCGGTGTTGATCAATTCGCTCGACTTGCGCGCGGCCGATGCGTTGCTCGATCAAATGCCCGAAGAGCATGCTGCGCGTGTCCGCGATGCAATGCTGCAACTCGACGGCGTTTCTGCTGAAGCTCAGCAAGAGGTGATCGCCGAGTTCCTGCGCAATGGTGGTCGCTTGCCACAGATTGCACCAGCGATCAACGACACAGGGGTTGAACTCGATCTTAGCCCCGCCGCAAATCAAGCGTTGCCAGCCGATTCCGGCTCGACCACCCATCTGCAGCCCTTTTATTTCCTTCGCGAAGCTTCCCCAGGATTGCTCGCCGATTTTTTGCGTCACGAACATCCCCAAACGGTCGCCGTCGTGCTCGCCAATCTCGATCCCGATCAGGCAGCCCGCGTGCTCGAACGTTTGCCAAACGAACTGAGCACCGAATCGCTGGCACGGATGGCTCGACTGTATCAGTTAACAGACGAGGTGCTCGCCGATTTGGCCGACGAGATTCGTCAGCAGTTAGTTCCGCGAATGGAAGCTGAACGACGCCCCCAAGGACTTGCCGGCGCGAGCGCTGTGCTCTCCGCCTTGAACGATCAACATCGCACGAAGATGCTCGGGCACTTGGCCAGTCGCGATCACGCGCTGGTGCGTCAACTTGGCTATCTCGATGCCTCGTACTCACGAAGTGCGACTTTGGAGAACCCTCAACCGCGGCACCGCGACCTGGATAGTTTGCATGCGCAACCGGTGCGATCCGCTACGGAACCGACGATCACTTTCTCGCAATTGAGCAAGCTAAACGATGAGACGTTAAAAAAGATCTTCGCGGCTGCCGATCCGCAGTTGATCTTGCTCGCCCTGACGGGTGCCGAAGACAAACTCGTACAACGGATCTTGCGACAACTGCCGACAGCTGCGGCTGTTGCGCTGCGCCAGCGTTTGAACCATCCCGGCGCGTTACGTTTGCGTGATGTCGACGACGCTCAGCGGCAACTCGCTCAGTTGGCCGTCGATCTGCATGAACAACGTTTGATTCAACTGCCGTTTCTTCCCGCTGCCAAGCAGCACTTGAGTTTGCAATCTTAA
- the fliE gene encoding flagellar hook-basal body complex protein FliE encodes MNPISATSSFPASQLNIAKLGGQPQLDALRLQPGELGGTEGTQQPFKNMLLEALDQVNNMQQEADQAVQQLVTGGEVNPAEVLTSLQKADMSFRLMLQIRNKLVSAWQEVNNIRI; translated from the coding sequence ATGAATCCCATCTCGGCCACTAGCTCGTTTCCAGCTTCGCAATTGAACATTGCCAAGCTCGGCGGACAGCCCCAACTCGATGCGCTGCGGTTGCAGCCCGGCGAGCTGGGCGGGACCGAAGGAACGCAGCAGCCGTTCAAGAACATGCTGCTGGAGGCCCTCGATCAAGTGAACAACATGCAGCAAGAGGCCGATCAGGCGGTGCAGCAACTCGTCACTGGTGGCGAGGTGAATCCCGCCGAGGTTCTCACTTCGCTGCAAAAGGCCGATATGTCGTTCCGCCTGATGTTGCAGATTCGCAACAAACTCGTGAGTGCCTGGCAGGAGGTCAATAACATTCGGATTTAG
- the flgC gene encoding flagellar basal body rod protein FlgC, translating to MISAMDISTSALVAQRMRMDAVSSNLANLNSQTRGPDGEMQPYQGRYVMFQVDPSNATPYGAQGVKVSSVETENVEPNYRWQPDHPYAIKDGPKRGYVAYPKINMQTEMVDALVASRAYEANLGVLEITKNMSQQTLRILG from the coding sequence ATGATTAGCGCAATGGACATTAGCACCAGTGCACTCGTCGCTCAGAGAATGAGGATGGATGCGGTCTCCAGCAATCTGGCGAATCTGAACTCGCAGACGCGCGGTCCCGATGGCGAGATGCAGCCCTATCAAGGTCGCTACGTCATGTTTCAAGTCGATCCGAGCAACGCGACTCCGTACGGCGCACAGGGCGTGAAAGTCTCTTCGGTCGAAACGGAGAATGTCGAGCCGAACTATCGTTGGCAGCCCGATCATCCGTACGCGATTAAGGACGGCCCGAAGCGGGGCTATGTCGCTTATCCCAAGATCAACATGCAAACCGAGATGGTGGACGCGCTCGTGGCTTCGCGAGCTTATGAAGCCAACCTCGGTGTACTGGAAATCACGAAGAACATGAGTCAACAAACGCTGCGGATTCTTGGTTAA
- the flgB gene encoding flagellar basal body rod protein FlgB, producing MLPNLLGSTNIPVLQQVLNFAQARHGVLAGNIANINTPGYKTRDLSVEVFEKRLKDAIEQSKFGSSQPLSAGMSMTDPEDPIRKVSESMTNLLYHDETNIDLEQQVTEINKNQILHSLALQVMTNQMQLLQSAISERV from the coding sequence ATGTTGCCCAACTTGCTTGGTTCCACGAATATCCCTGTCCTGCAACAAGTACTGAACTTCGCGCAGGCACGGCACGGTGTGTTGGCGGGCAATATCGCCAACATCAACACGCCGGGCTACAAAACGCGAGACCTTTCGGTGGAAGTTTTTGAAAAGCGACTGAAGGATGCAATCGAGCAGTCGAAATTCGGCAGTTCGCAACCGCTGTCGGCTGGCATGAGCATGACGGATCCGGAAGACCCGATTCGCAAGGTCAGCGAATCAATGACTAACCTGCTGTATCACGACGAAACCAACATCGACCTCGAGCAACAAGTCACCGAGATCAACAAAAACCAGATTTTGCACAGCCTGGCGCTGCAAGTGATGACCAATCAGATGCAACTCCTTCAATCAGCCATCAGCGAACGCGTTTAA
- a CDS encoding sigma-54-dependent transcriptional regulator yields the protein MTQTNDEQQTGRVLVVDDNARARQSMADVLRHARHEVFACSSGREALQLLDTEAIDVVVTDLQMPGMTGLELIRALEARKFDGQVVMVTAFATVEAAVDAMRHGAFDFIEKPFDAEQLEQLVGRALRQGGRDHARSQILSAVPDWHGLMVGQSEPLATLRRRIAQVAPTDETVLITGESGTGKELVARCLHAASRRATGAFVGLNCPALSPQLMESELFGHEKGAFTSADAPRVGRFELADRGTILLDEITEIDMPLQAKLLRVLQEKTYERVGSSQSRTTNVRVIASTNRDLRLEVTQGRFRQDLYYRLAVVLLEVPPLRHRLSDVPLLVNHVAGQVAGRLNREPAQFSKSALDLLCHYHWPGNVRELENLVTRASVLASDQPISADDLQDWLLEGEPVAKSSLPAEANPLSAGTKLEDMERKLIEATLDHYDGHRAKAAQALGIGIRTLTNKLRLYGYAPRAKVFARVA from the coding sequence ATGACACAAACCAACGACGAACAGCAGACGGGCCGAGTACTGGTCGTGGATGACAATGCCCGCGCTCGCCAATCGATGGCCGATGTTCTGCGCCATGCGCGGCACGAGGTATTTGCCTGCTCAAGCGGTCGCGAAGCTTTGCAACTGCTCGATACGGAAGCGATCGACGTGGTTGTCACCGATTTGCAAATGCCGGGCATGACGGGACTCGAACTGATTCGCGCGCTCGAAGCCCGCAAGTTCGATGGACAGGTGGTCATGGTCACCGCGTTTGCCACGGTCGAAGCGGCTGTGGATGCCATGCGCCACGGGGCGTTCGATTTCATCGAAAAGCCGTTCGATGCCGAACAACTCGAGCAACTGGTGGGGCGAGCCTTGCGCCAAGGTGGTCGCGACCACGCTCGTTCGCAGATTCTGTCAGCAGTGCCCGATTGGCATGGCCTGATGGTCGGCCAAAGTGAACCACTGGCAACGCTGCGGCGGCGCATCGCTCAGGTTGCTCCGACCGACGAAACGGTGCTAATTACTGGCGAAAGTGGAACAGGAAAGGAATTGGTTGCCCGTTGTTTGCATGCTGCTAGCCGGCGAGCGACCGGGGCCTTCGTGGGACTCAACTGCCCAGCACTCTCTCCCCAATTGATGGAGAGCGAACTTTTCGGTCATGAGAAGGGTGCATTCACGAGTGCCGATGCTCCCCGAGTGGGACGCTTCGAATTGGCCGATCGCGGGACGATCCTGCTCGACGAAATCACCGAGATCGATATGCCGCTGCAGGCCAAGCTCTTGCGAGTGCTGCAAGAGAAGACTTACGAACGCGTCGGCAGCAGTCAATCGCGCACCACCAACGTGCGCGTGATCGCCTCGACCAATCGCGACTTGCGGTTGGAAGTGACACAAGGGCGTTTTCGGCAAGACTTGTATTACCGCCTGGCTGTCGTGCTGCTCGAAGTGCCACCGCTTCGTCATCGGCTGAGCGATGTGCCACTTCTCGTGAATCACGTCGCCGGGCAGGTTGCGGGACGACTTAACCGCGAGCCGGCCCAGTTCTCAAAGTCGGCTCTTGATCTGCTCTGCCACTATCACTGGCCCGGTAACGTGCGGGAACTCGAAAACCTCGTGACCCGCGCCAGCGTGCTGGCTTCCGATCAGCCCATCTCGGCCGACGATCTCCAAGATTGGCTGCTTGAAGGCGAACCGGTCGCGAAGTCGTCGCTGCCCGCAGAAGCCAATCCCTTATCTGCTGGCACGAAGCTGGAAGATATGGAACGAAAGCTGATCGAAGCCACCCTCGACCACTACGACGGCCATCGGGCGAAAGCGGCTCAAGCGTTGGGAATTGGGATTCGCACCTTGACCAACAAGCTGCGTCTCTATGGTTATGCTCCCCGGGCGAAGGTCTTCGCTCGGGTGGCATAA
- a CDS encoding sensor histidine kinase: MTTLLTSELRSELAPESIDLQTILAAWNEATDRLQHTHEALQAEVRRLSDELEDKNRELARRNRLADLGQMASHVAHEVRNGLVPLKLYLSLLRRRIRDDAEGIEIVGNVDAGFRALEVIVSDLLHFSAHRDPKLQLLSPGALAHDLCQSLQPQFVAQGIEAIVEAPLDLTTTADPDMLRRALLNLILNAVDAMPQGGQLHVTARTTPLGIEIEVADNGPGLQDDALARLFEPFFTTKSTGTGLGLAIVERIAEAHGGQVLAANCPKGGAAFTFCLPHRPLTPSPTEEI, from the coding sequence ATGACAACCTTGCTGACCAGCGAGCTGCGATCCGAACTGGCTCCCGAGTCGATTGACCTGCAAACGATCCTCGCGGCTTGGAACGAAGCCACCGACCGGTTGCAGCACACGCATGAAGCGCTGCAGGCGGAAGTACGCCGGCTGAGCGACGAACTGGAAGATAAGAATCGGGAACTCGCGCGACGCAATCGTCTGGCCGATCTAGGCCAGATGGCTTCGCACGTAGCTCACGAGGTGCGCAATGGACTTGTACCGCTCAAGTTGTATCTCAGTTTGCTACGGCGGCGCATTCGCGACGATGCCGAGGGAATCGAGATTGTGGGCAATGTCGATGCGGGCTTTCGGGCCCTTGAAGTGATTGTCAGTGACTTGCTGCACTTCAGCGCTCATCGCGATCCAAAATTACAGCTCCTGTCGCCGGGCGCTTTAGCTCACGATCTGTGCCAGTCATTACAGCCGCAGTTCGTGGCGCAGGGGATTGAGGCCATCGTCGAAGCACCTCTCGACCTTACGACAACAGCGGACCCCGACATGCTTCGCCGCGCGCTACTAAATCTCATCTTGAATGCCGTCGATGCGATGCCCCAGGGGGGGCAGTTGCACGTTACTGCTCGCACCACTCCACTTGGTATCGAAATCGAAGTTGCCGACAACGGGCCGGGACTGCAAGACGACGCGCTGGCCCGGTTGTTCGAGCCATTCTTTACTACCAAGAGCACTGGAACCGGTCTGGGGCTAGCGATTGTCGAACGAATCGCCGAGGCCCATGGCGGACAAGTGCTCGCCGCCAACTGCCCAAAAGGTGGCGCAGCCTTTACGTTCTGCCTGCCACATCGCCCGCTCACTCCATCCCCGACTGAGGAGATCTAG